A genomic segment from Clostridia bacterium encodes:
- the lexA gene encoding transcriptional repressor LexA: MALTRRQRQVYDFIADFVQNQGYSPSFEEIGIGLGLSSLATVHKHISNLEAKGLLRRDYNRSRSIDIVAQKGRRRTEMAASTSLPLVGRIAAGRPVEQLETPETICFSDFTRSRDVFVLEVAGESMQDEHIVDGDYVLVEKTATARNGEIVVALVNTSETTLKRFYSEGDMVRLQPSNATMQPIMVPAANVQIQGRVIGVLRKY, encoded by the coding sequence ATGGCACTTACGCGACGCCAGCGCCAAGTCTATGACTTCATCGCCGACTTCGTACAGAACCAGGGCTACTCGCCTTCGTTCGAGGAAATCGGTATCGGCCTTGGGCTCAGCTCGCTTGCGACTGTCCACAAGCACATCAGCAACCTGGAAGCTAAGGGGTTGCTCCGGCGCGACTACAATCGCAGCCGCTCGATCGACATCGTCGCACAAAAGGGGCGGAGAAGAACCGAGATGGCGGCTTCGACCAGCCTTCCCCTTGTAGGACGCATTGCTGCAGGCCGTCCTGTCGAACAACTCGAAACGCCTGAAACCATTTGCTTCTCCGATTTCACGCGCTCCAGAGACGTGTTCGTGCTCGAGGTCGCAGGGGAATCCATGCAGGACGAGCACATCGTAGATGGAGACTATGTACTGGTCGAGAAAACCGCGACGGCGCGCAACGGCGAAATCGTCGTCGCACTGGTAAACACCTCAGAAACAACCCTAAAAAGATTTTATAGCGAAGGCGACATGGTGCGCTTGCAGCCCTCGAATGCGACGATGCAGCCCATCATGGTCCCGGCCGCGAACGTCCAAATACAAGGCCGCGTGATCGGCGTGCTGCGCAAGTATTAA
- the trxA gene encoding thioredoxin: MASDAIMEITDANFDQLVLKSDEPVIIDFWAVWCGPCRALAPIVDDVAKSYQGRVKVGKMDVDKNPGTPQRYAVRGIPTLLIFKGGQVREQIVGYVPKETIEKAIEKNLV, from the coding sequence ATGGCAAGCGACGCAATCATGGAAATAACCGACGCTAACTTTGACCAGTTGGTGCTGAAATCGGACGAGCCGGTGATAATCGATTTCTGGGCCGTCTGGTGTGGTCCTTGTCGCGCATTGGCGCCAATCGTGGACGACGTGGCGAAGAGTTACCAAGGCCGTGTAAAGGTAGGCAAGATGGACGTTGACAAGAATCCGGGCACGCCGCAGCGCTATGCCGTGCGCGGTATCCCGACGCTGCTAATTTTCAAGGGTGGCCAGGTTCGGGAGCAGATCGTTGGCTATGTGCCGAAAGAGACGATCGAAAAGGCGATCGAAAAGAACCTCGTCTAA
- a CDS encoding response regulator transcription factor yields MMLKIILADNQAIFRAGIAKVLAVEDDFRVVAQAQSVEQMTMAVEKFRAAVLVFSAGFLANLETLVTAARQANTRLIVLAENGEKAERYLTVGVQGVLFRNVSGTTLVECVRRVARGETFVQDSRNVAAAADTDDFVGARVRDRLTSKELRIVALIVQGFKNKEIAVQLGTTEQVIKNYLRNVYDKIGVSDRLELALFTIHHRILAEAAAATATNASQQTA; encoded by the coding sequence ATGATGCTCAAGATCATCTTGGCTGACAACCAGGCGATTTTCCGAGCCGGCATCGCCAAAGTGCTTGCCGTCGAAGACGATTTTCGTGTTGTTGCGCAGGCACAGTCGGTGGAACAGATGACCATGGCTGTGGAGAAATTCAGAGCCGCTGTCTTGGTGTTCTCGGCAGGATTCCTGGCCAATCTGGAAACTCTGGTCACCGCTGCCAGACAGGCGAACACGCGCCTGATCGTGCTTGCGGAAAATGGCGAGAAGGCCGAGCGTTACCTGACGGTTGGCGTGCAGGGCGTTTTGTTCCGGAATGTCAGCGGAACGACGCTCGTGGAATGCGTCCGGCGTGTCGCCCGAGGTGAAACGTTTGTACAGGACTCCCGGAATGTGGCGGCGGCCGCCGATACCGATGACTTTGTCGGGGCGCGTGTCCGCGACCGCTTGACCAGCAAGGAACTGCGTATCGTCGCATTGATCGTGCAAGGCTTCAAGAACAAGGAAATCGCGGTACAGCTCGGTACCACCGAGCAGGTCATCAAGAATTATCTCCGTAATGTGTACGACAAGATTGGCGTTTCAGACCGGCTGGAACTGGCGCTGTTCACCATCCACCATCGAATCCTGGCAGAAGCAGCGGCCGCAACCGCGACCAACGCGAGTCAGCAAACCGCATAA
- a CDS encoding PilZ domain-containing protein: protein MADARTAKRFPLTLPIRFEDPDRGLRLVGETDNLSGSGVHILLAAELKIGSDVEFDMTIPAAAIGTSKDVVVHCRGRVVRNDHGEESEPKPGVACVIDTYEFLRAVEDSGKQ from the coding sequence GTGGCAGATGCTAGAACGGCAAAACGGTTCCCACTGACGTTGCCGATACGGTTTGAGGATCCAGACCGTGGGCTGCGACTGGTAGGGGAGACCGACAATTTAAGCGGGTCCGGCGTGCACATATTGCTGGCGGCGGAGCTAAAGATAGGTTCGGACGTCGAGTTTGACATGACCATACCGGCGGCTGCGATCGGTACATCGAAAGATGTTGTAGTTCACTGTCGTGGCCGCGTTGTGCGCAATGACCATGGCGAAGAGAGCGAACCCAAACCGGGCGTCGCATGCGTAATCGACACGTACGAGTTTCTGCGTGCCGTGGAGGATTCAGGGAAACAATGA
- a CDS encoding phage holin family protein encodes MTNGSVHNGGRSFAELLTEFKEELKEFANTRFQMLRAELTEKAGAWKAAVPMLAICGVLLLFAFMLLTGALVALIALAFANHPWAYALSFAIVGVIYLLAGGAAGAYGYRTIKANGMAPERTMRILKQDQVWLQTEARTQL; translated from the coding sequence GTGACTAACGGCAGTGTGCATAACGGAGGCAGATCTTTCGCCGAATTGCTGACGGAATTCAAAGAAGAACTCAAGGAATTTGCGAACACAAGATTCCAGATGCTCCGCGCGGAGCTAACGGAAAAGGCGGGTGCCTGGAAAGCCGCAGTCCCCATGCTGGCAATCTGTGGGGTGCTGCTGCTGTTCGCATTCATGCTCCTCACGGGAGCTCTCGTGGCGCTGATTGCGTTGGCCTTTGCGAATCACCCGTGGGCGTACGCGCTCTCGTTCGCCATCGTTGGCGTGATCTACTTGCTGGCGGGTGGGGCGGCAGGAGCTTACGGCTATCGGACAATTAAGGCCAACGGCATGGCGCCGGAGCGCACGATGCGCATCTTGAAACAGGATCAGGTCTGGTTGCAGACGGAGGCGAGGACTCAGTTATGA
- a CDS encoding DUF2207 domain-containing protein, giving the protein MQRIWRAQRLARCVTVVLLLFLLLLAVPAHARSWRVASFHSTIAVMPDGTMVVNEKINLVFIGSWNGIHRFVPIQYPGPRSTNYTLFLDIRGVTDEAGNKLKYESGIKGAYRDLKIYIPGAIDTNRAVQISYTVRNGIRYFEDHDELYWNVTGNDWPVPIDNASAFVSFSENATGSLRAQSFTGVYGSTEGAATSIVQGRNVAFETTNPLPMRGGLTINVFLPKGIIAQPSAFTTFIWFVESNLIVLLPLFAFVVMFTMWWYKGRDPESGLSVAPMYEPPKQMSPAEVGSLIDDSVDPRDITSTLVDLAVRGFLKIEETTDKGLFFNSRDYIFHLVKPRAEWTGLAAHEHEVLDKMFSGGGESTTLSSLKNRFYTAIPTIKTNILSALKQKGMYSVDPDGANAYRLVAILLIATPFILAQVLGLAQFFQAPGIAIVSIMLALIIVFLIGRLMTAKTLRGVRTVVEIQGFKEFMTRVDEDRLKRMPPDTFEKFLPYAMALGVEKHWAQAFQGLIKDPPSWYVGPGGYYPGAFNPIFFAHSMHTMSNSTYEAFVAAPRASSTGSGFSGGGFSSGGGFSGGGFGGGGGSAF; this is encoded by the coding sequence ATGCAGAGAATCTGGCGGGCGCAGCGTCTGGCGCGTTGTGTCACAGTCGTTCTACTGCTCTTCCTGCTACTCCTGGCTGTGCCTGCACACGCCAGGAGTTGGCGCGTTGCAAGTTTCCACAGCACCATCGCCGTGATGCCGGACGGCACCATGGTCGTCAATGAAAAGATCAACCTGGTATTCATTGGCTCGTGGAACGGCATCCACCGCTTCGTCCCCATCCAGTATCCCGGCCCACGCAGCACCAACTACACGCTCTTCCTCGACATTCGTGGCGTTACAGACGAAGCGGGGAACAAGCTCAAGTACGAGAGCGGAATCAAGGGCGCGTATCGCGATCTCAAGATTTACATTCCCGGAGCTATCGACACGAATCGCGCGGTGCAGATTTCCTATACCGTGCGAAACGGTATCCGATACTTCGAGGATCACGACGAACTCTATTGGAATGTAACGGGCAATGACTGGCCCGTGCCGATCGACAACGCGTCCGCATTTGTCTCCTTCTCTGAGAACGCTACGGGCAGTCTGCGCGCGCAGTCCTTCACTGGCGTGTATGGGTCCACGGAAGGCGCTGCCACGTCTATAGTGCAGGGGCGTAACGTCGCCTTCGAGACCACAAATCCGCTACCCATGCGCGGCGGACTGACCATCAATGTGTTTCTGCCGAAGGGGATAATTGCGCAGCCAAGCGCATTCACAACCTTCATCTGGTTCGTAGAAAGCAACCTGATCGTGTTGCTGCCGCTGTTTGCCTTCGTCGTGATGTTCACGATGTGGTGGTACAAGGGACGCGATCCGGAGTCAGGCCTATCCGTCGCGCCGATGTATGAGCCGCCAAAGCAGATGTCTCCGGCGGAGGTGGGCTCGCTCATTGACGATTCCGTCGATCCTCGAGACATCACATCCACCCTGGTCGATCTCGCGGTGCGCGGATTTTTGAAGATCGAGGAGACGACCGATAAGGGCCTGTTCTTCAACAGCCGCGACTACATTTTCCATCTGGTGAAACCGCGTGCGGAGTGGACGGGACTGGCGGCACATGAGCACGAAGTTTTGGACAAGATGTTTTCCGGAGGCGGCGAGAGTACGACCCTCTCCAGCCTGAAGAACCGCTTCTATACAGCGATTCCGACCATCAAGACGAACATCCTTTCGGCACTCAAGCAGAAAGGAATGTACTCTGTGGACCCGGACGGTGCGAATGCATACCGGTTGGTAGCGATTCTGCTGATCGCGACGCCGTTCATATTGGCGCAGGTTCTTGGACTAGCGCAGTTCTTCCAGGCACCGGGTATTGCCATCGTCTCGATCATGCTTGCTTTGATCATCGTCTTCCTGATTGGACGGTTGATGACGGCGAAGACACTGCGCGGCGTTCGCACCGTGGTAGAGATCCAGGGCTTCAAGGAGTTCATGACGCGAGTGGACGAGGATCGCCTGAAGCGCATGCCACCGGATACGTTCGAAAAGTTCCTGCCATACGCAATGGCGCTCGGAGTCGAGAAGCATTGGGCGCAGGCGTTCCAGGGTCTTATCAAGGATCCTCCGAGTTGGTACGTGGGACCGGGCGGCTACTATCCGGGCGCCTTCAATCCGATCTTCTTCGCGCATTCCATGCACACGATGTCTAACTCTACGTACGAAGCATTCGTGGCGGCTCCGCGTGCAAGCTCGACGGGTTCTGGATTTTCCGGCGGAGGCTTCAGCTCTGGCGGCGGGTTCTCCGGCGGCGGTTTCGGTGGAGGCGGCGGGTCAGCGTTCTAG
- a CDS encoding LemA family protein, producing MVFIVLVIVLLVIGLIIAGMYNGLVQLRVRGDNAWSDIDVQLKRRHDLIPNLVETVKGYAAHEKGTFENVARYRSAAMAATSTEERAQTEGMLTQALRGLLAVAEQYPQLRASEQFQALQGSLNEIENALQNARRYYNAVVRDLNTRIQSFPTNIIAGMFNFQQRQFFEIADPTERATPVVKF from the coding sequence ATGGTTTTCATTGTCCTTGTGATCGTCCTGCTGGTGATCGGCCTGATCATCGCCGGGATGTACAACGGCCTCGTACAGCTCAGGGTACGTGGCGATAACGCCTGGTCCGACATTGACGTGCAACTGAAGCGGCGTCACGACCTGATTCCGAACCTGGTCGAAACCGTAAAGGGCTACGCCGCACACGAAAAAGGTACGTTCGAGAACGTTGCGCGGTATCGCTCGGCTGCAATGGCAGCTACCTCGACCGAAGAACGTGCGCAGACCGAAGGCATGCTGACGCAAGCCCTTCGCGGATTGCTGGCCGTCGCAGAGCAGTATCCGCAACTGCGAGCCTCGGAGCAATTCCAGGCGCTGCAGGGTTCTCTGAATGAAATCGAGAACGCCTTGCAGAACGCGCGTCGCTACTACAACGCTGTGGTGCGTGATCTGAATACGCGTATCCAGTCGTTCCCCACGAACATCATCGCGGGAATGTTTAACTTCCAGCAGCGTCAGTTCTTTGAAATTGCCGACCCGACGGAGCGCGCTACTCCGGTCGTCAAATTCTGA
- a CDS encoding TrmJ/YjtD family RNA methyltransferase: MPAPDELDRLRVVLVATRNPLNIGAAARAMSNFGFSRLRVVNPYEVAFREARSAVGASDLLASAVEFKSVAEAVADCTLVVGTTAVRDRELQHLVRPLEQGGRLIRQQLASNGVALLFGSEKRGLSNEDLSHCHWLMRIPTREAQISMNLGQAVAVCLYELVRDATIPLQPVEVEPASAGEIERITEVLLHALRVSGYVNPLAAAKTEDKVRRFVRRLNLESHDAELWLGMLRQIVWKMRSQEDSAG, encoded by the coding sequence TTGCCTGCTCCGGATGAACTCGACCGTTTGCGCGTTGTGCTGGTGGCCACGCGCAACCCGCTGAATATTGGCGCAGCGGCTCGCGCGATGAGCAACTTCGGATTCAGTCGCCTGCGAGTCGTGAATCCTTACGAAGTGGCGTTTCGGGAGGCGCGTTCCGCCGTTGGCGCCTCGGACTTGCTCGCGAGCGCGGTAGAGTTCAAGAGTGTCGCCGAAGCCGTCGCCGACTGTACGCTCGTAGTGGGAACCACGGCCGTCCGCGACCGCGAATTGCAGCACCTGGTCAGACCGTTGGAACAAGGTGGCCGCCTGATCCGTCAGCAGCTCGCTTCCAACGGCGTCGCCCTTCTATTCGGCTCAGAGAAGCGCGGCCTGTCCAACGAAGACCTCAGCCATTGTCATTGGCTGATGCGCATTCCCACACGCGAAGCGCAGATCTCAATGAACCTGGGACAGGCCGTTGCGGTCTGCCTCTACGAACTGGTCCGCGACGCCACGATTCCGTTGCAACCTGTCGAAGTGGAGCCCGCAAGTGCGGGCGAGATCGAGCGCATTACCGAGGTGCTGCTCCATGCGCTGCGCGTCAGCGGCTACGTGAACCCCCTCGCCGCAGCTAAAACCGAAGACAAGGTGCGCCGCTTCGTGCGCCGCCTAAATCTGGAATCGCACGACGCAGAACTCTGGCTCGGAATGCTGCGACAAATCGTATGGAAGATGCGATCACAGGAAGACTCGGCCGGCTGA
- a CDS encoding alpha/beta fold hydrolase → MVREFFDDTPTEEPVRGFLHFPEHPSGDGLILTHGAGANCQSTLLVTLAAAFCASGLTVLRCDLPFRQLRPHAPPPRGSAERDQQGLRRAIELFRPQTPGRVFIGGHSYGGRQASMLAASEPGLVAGLLLLSYPLHPPKRPAQLRTAHFPGLLTPALFVHGTRDGFGSVEEMTAALKLIPAKTELLSLAGAGHELVLARKARDETMTVVKAFSQFVEQ, encoded by the coding sequence ATGGTTCGAGAGTTCTTTGACGACACGCCCACAGAGGAACCTGTTCGCGGCTTCCTCCACTTCCCGGAGCACCCTTCTGGCGATGGCCTCATCCTCACGCATGGTGCCGGAGCGAACTGCCAATCGACACTCCTCGTCACTCTCGCGGCGGCATTCTGTGCGTCAGGTCTGACCGTTCTCCGCTGCGACCTTCCGTTCCGGCAGTTGCGTCCGCATGCGCCACCGCCACGCGGCAGTGCTGAACGTGACCAGCAGGGATTGCGGCGTGCAATCGAGTTATTCAGGCCGCAGACTCCGGGGCGCGTTTTCATCGGCGGACATTCTTATGGCGGTCGTCAAGCATCGATGCTGGCGGCATCGGAACCGGGGCTGGTCGCTGGACTCTTGTTGCTCTCGTATCCGCTTCATCCGCCAAAGCGTCCCGCCCAGTTGCGGACGGCTCACTTTCCGGGTCTCCTCACGCCTGCACTCTTCGTCCACGGGACTAGAGACGGGTTCGGCTCAGTTGAGGAGATGACGGCGGCATTGAAGCTGATTCCGGCTAAAACAGAACTGCTTTCGCTCGCGGGTGCGGGGCACGAACTCGTCTTGGCGCGAAAGGCTCGGGACGAGACGATGACTGTGGTGAAGGCGTTTTCGCAGTTTGTTGAACAATAA
- a CDS encoding nuclear transport factor 2 family protein produces MLRMLSYVFSTSLLLSFAGTAALAQTSGKDIPSTIIAMERAALDRSDKGDCDGFLEITDPEVVYMDPFLDKPIYGLEALRTFYHGLPPSPPISGKMVNAKVQVVGEDAAVLTFNYVGEGLPRLGWNCTEVYRRTKNGWAIVQTHWSYVKAQPAS; encoded by the coding sequence ATGCTCAGGATGCTCAGTTACGTATTTTCAACCTCGCTACTCTTATCCTTCGCGGGAACAGCGGCGCTCGCGCAGACTTCAGGGAAGGACATCCCGTCCACCATCATCGCGATGGAGCGCGCGGCCCTCGACCGCTCGGACAAGGGTGACTGTGACGGGTTTCTGGAGATCACCGACCCGGAGGTGGTGTATATGGATCCGTTCCTGGACAAGCCAATCTACGGCTTGGAGGCGCTTCGGACCTTCTATCACGGGTTGCCTCCCTCCCCACCGATCAGCGGAAAAATGGTTAACGCCAAGGTGCAGGTGGTGGGCGAGGATGCCGCGGTGCTCACATTCAACTATGTTGGCGAGGGCCTGCCTAGATTGGGATGGAACTGCACGGAAGTTTACCGTCGCACAAAGAACGGCTGGGCTATCGTCCAAACTCACTGGTCTTACGTCAAAGCGCAACCTGCGTCATGA
- a CDS encoding pyridoxamine 5'-phosphate oxidase family protein, which translates to MIDKESLLEIANRADAVYLATVDGTSPRIRAMVNLRRQDQYPEPSQVCRADGFACYFSTSMSSGKVREVRSNPAASAYYCDPLTFRGATFSGKMEILTGPELKKALWDEGWRIYWTGADDPDYVILRLKPTEATGWYAGKPFHVDLRKL; encoded by the coding sequence ATGATCGATAAAGAATCGCTGCTGGAAATTGCCAACCGAGCGGATGCCGTCTACCTGGCCACGGTGGACGGCACCAGCCCTCGTATTCGGGCGATGGTTAACCTTCGACGGCAGGATCAGTATCCCGAACCGAGCCAGGTGTGCCGGGCCGATGGCTTCGCCTGCTATTTTTCCACTTCCATGTCCTCCGGCAAAGTGCGCGAGGTCCGCTCAAATCCGGCGGCATCGGCTTACTACTGCGATCCGCTCACGTTTCGTGGCGCCACGTTTTCAGGAAAGATGGAAATTCTCACGGGGCCGGAGCTTAAGAAAGCGCTTTGGGATGAAGGATGGCGGATCTACTGGACGGGTGCCGACGATCCCGACTACGTCATCCTTCGTCTGAAACCAACGGAGGCCACCGGCTGGTATGCTGGCAAACCGTTTCACGTCGACCTACGCAAACTGTGA
- a CDS encoding MarR family transcriptional regulator, which translates to MEINPAQGRVLFVLWEEGSMTIHELAKRVSLGKSTLTSTLDRLEAGGQVVRLRSPEDGRKILIELTPKNRAMHKHYEEVSQKMTEVFYGGFTADEITRFEWCLERVLKNLARLESGEE; encoded by the coding sequence ATGGAAATCAACCCGGCTCAGGGCCGTGTACTGTTCGTGCTGTGGGAAGAGGGGTCGATGACCATACACGAGCTCGCGAAACGGGTGTCGCTGGGCAAATCGACCCTGACCAGTACGCTGGACCGGCTTGAAGCTGGCGGCCAGGTGGTGCGCTTGCGCAGTCCCGAGGACGGACGGAAAATCCTGATCGAGCTAACGCCAAAGAATCGGGCTATGCATAAGCATTACGAGGAAGTTTCGCAGAAGATGACGGAGGTGTTTTATGGTGGTTTCACGGCCGACGAAATCACCCGATTCGAGTGGTGCCTGGAGCGCGTGCTGAAAAACCTGGCCAGGTTGGAATCCGGCGAGGAGTGA
- a CDS encoding ATP-binding protein — protein MSLENLITLWFGLHAAFFMCVQSLPLLVGMVHLVERRGKMPQLHAGRQIDIATLLESMQEAVFLFDSAGKILEVNSAAERIFRSGRDEMKRYTAADIARFMSENVPQPVAPEHLAVNRALRGETVRQEQRTLALATAPAPLETLLSASPIRNDANEIVGALVIVRDVTELVTLQRRMAETEQHNAIGKMAAGLAHDFNNVLQTIAQAVAVLEYDQNRSSEERSMILRMVRNAVKRGTDIVAGVRQYLASGTTGSDLVDMNQVLEEAVELTRPLWQAARNISIVRQFQPVSRVRVNTNDLRRVFTNLIINALEAMPVGGTLTVGCEQKDSSVLAFVADTGEGIPPERQKKIFLPYYTTKRSGTGLGLATAQRAMAAQRGRVSFESKAGMGTKFVVELPVQEELLDKAA, from the coding sequence GTGTCACTCGAAAACTTGATCACTCTCTGGTTCGGCCTCCATGCAGCGTTCTTTATGTGCGTGCAGTCGCTTCCACTGCTCGTGGGCATGGTGCACCTAGTCGAGCGTCGGGGCAAGATGCCGCAACTCCACGCCGGTCGACAGATCGATATCGCCACGCTGCTGGAAAGTATGCAGGAAGCCGTTTTCCTGTTCGACTCCGCGGGAAAGATTCTCGAAGTGAATAGCGCTGCGGAACGAATCTTCCGCAGCGGGCGGGACGAAATGAAGCGCTACACCGCCGCGGACATCGCACGCTTCATGTCGGAAAATGTGCCGCAGCCTGTGGCACCGGAGCACCTGGCCGTCAATCGCGCTCTAAGAGGGGAGACGGTACGGCAGGAGCAGCGGACTCTTGCACTCGCGACCGCTCCCGCGCCTCTGGAAACTCTCTTGTCAGCAAGTCCGATTCGCAACGATGCCAACGAGATCGTAGGAGCGTTGGTCATTGTGCGCGATGTGACGGAACTCGTAACCCTGCAGCGCAGGATGGCCGAAACCGAGCAGCACAACGCCATCGGAAAAATGGCCGCCGGCCTCGCGCATGATTTCAACAACGTGTTGCAGACCATCGCCCAGGCCGTCGCCGTACTTGAGTACGACCAGAACCGGAGTTCGGAAGAGCGCAGCATGATTCTGCGCATGGTCCGCAACGCCGTGAAACGCGGCACCGACATCGTAGCCGGAGTGCGCCAGTACTTAGCGAGCGGCACGACCGGCTCCGACCTCGTTGACATGAACCAGGTACTGGAAGAGGCCGTCGAGTTGACGCGCCCGTTGTGGCAGGCTGCCCGCAACATCTCCATCGTGCGGCAGTTCCAACCCGTGAGCCGCGTTCGCGTCAATACCAACGATCTTCGCCGGGTCTTCACCAACCTCATCATCAATGCGCTCGAGGCCATGCCCGTCGGAGGCACCCTGACCGTCGGTTGCGAGCAGAAGGATTCCTCGGTACTGGCCTTTGTCGCCGATACCGGCGAGGGAATCCCACCCGAGCGGCAGAAGAAAATCTTCCTGCCGTACTACACCACCAAGCGGAGCGGCACCGGTCTGGGACTCGCCACCGCGCAGCGCGCAATGGCCGCGCAGCGGGGCCGAGTAAGCTTCGAAAGCAAGGCAGGCATGGGAACGAAGTTCGTGGTGGAACTGCCTGTGCAGGAAGAGCTTCTCGATAAGGCAGCGTAG
- a CDS encoding response regulator, giving the protein MANILCIDDEPHVVMLKSAILEAAGHTVTAATSAHEAIEKLRSNTYDAVVTDWRLGDANGRAVVQAAKSNSTMPVVVVSGYVAEAFQAAEPLADLYLEKPVNPEELVTIINELLKTSDRTAQP; this is encoded by the coding sequence ATGGCGAATATCCTGTGTATCGATGACGAGCCGCATGTCGTCATGTTGAAGTCCGCAATCCTGGAAGCGGCAGGACACACCGTAACGGCTGCAACCTCCGCTCATGAAGCAATAGAAAAGCTTAGGTCGAACACCTACGATGCGGTCGTAACCGACTGGCGCCTTGGTGACGCGAATGGTCGAGCCGTGGTACAAGCCGCTAAGTCGAATTCGACCATGCCCGTGGTCGTTGTGTCTGGCTATGTCGCGGAAGCCTTTCAGGCAGCAGAGCCGCTGGCCGACCTCTACTTGGAAAAGCCCGTGAATCCAGAAGAGTTGGTAACCATTATTAACGAGCTGCTGAAGACAAGCGACCGTACTGCCCAGCCATAA